From Drosophila virilis strain 15010-1051.87 chromosome X, Dvir_AGI_RSII-ME, whole genome shotgun sequence, the proteins below share one genomic window:
- the LOC6631383 gene encoding maternal protein exuperantia-like, with protein MLPDIIGDSVANADTKHGNPEGANFKAIAIDIDTTGRRLCDKIFQLAAFTPTEHFEQYIMPSVNLNSAARQRHQVCVIKVKGHRVLKSMQSNKIIKTESEATGFRKLIGWLEEQNSNCDGIVFICHEKRKFIPLMIVQSLINLNMLTAFAKLVKGFVNTNNLAMATMGGTDRMYFNVRNLSKLLNKGSKDNAPEEFVGSANARARLAFNVAVELCDREPRSSKDSGSLCQALSPYIDTMDIEIRDLDLENVNLKRQNSFRPLFLNYFKTTVHRVRAVKFRILLAENGLDLGILNEIWNEIRMQGLISTLAPIESLTSKEKTELVILMDSYFDPKKIDIKPVAKAARRRRRHNNSPASTTGGKETLDQNLSFQPDSAPKTSTPNKERVPNGKRTRSANGNDSNNENRNEDGNNQRGKVRRKRNARRMKPAAHKSSQDGAATEQPLQEKKRK; from the exons ATGCTGCCCGATATCATTGGAGATAGTGTAGCAAATGCAGATACGAAGCATGGCAATCCGGAGGGCGCCAACTTTAAGGCAATTGCCATCGACATAGACACAACTGGACGTCGCCTTTGTGACAAG ATATTCCAGTTGGCCGCGTTCACGCCAACTGAACACTTCGAGCAATACATAATGCCATCTGTGAATCTGAACTCGGCTGCCCGACAGCGCCATCAGGTTTGTGTTATTAAAGTGAAAGGCCATCGTGTGCTGAAGTCGATGCAATCGAACAAG ATAATTAAAACAGAATCTGAAGCCACTGGCTTTAGGAAGTTAATTGGCTGGCTGGAAGAGCAGAATTCCAATTGCGACGGCATTGTGTTCATTTGCCATGAGAAGCGTAAATTTATACCCCTCATGATAGTGCAATCGCTTATTAACTTAAATATGCTGACCGCATTCGCCAAATTAGTTAAAGGCTTTGtcaatacaaataatttggcCATGGCCACGATGGGCGGTACCGATCGCATGTATTTCAATGTGCGCAACCTATCGAAGCTCCTCAACAAAGGCAGCAAGGACAATGCGCCAGAGGAGTTTGTTGGCAGCGCCAATGCACGTGCCAGGCTGGCATTCAATGTGGCCGTCGAGCTGTGCGATCGGGAGCCGCGGTCCTCCAAGGATTCCGGCAGCCTATGCCAAGCCCTAAGCCCATACATCGATACCATGGACATTGAAATCCGTGACTTGGATTTGGAAAACGTAAATCTGAAGCGCCAGAACTCGTTCCGCCCACTATTCTTAAACTACTTCAAGACCACGGTGCACCGTGTGCGTGCTGTTAAATTTCGCATTTTACTGGCCGAAAATGGTCTTGACTTGGGCATATTGAACGAAATCTGGAATGAGATACGCATGCAAGGCCTGATCTCAACGTTGGCGCCCATTGAGAGTCTAACCAGCAAGGAGAAGACTGAGCTTGTCATCCTAATGGATAGTTATTTTGATCCCAAAAAGATCGACATTAAGCCTGTGGCCAAGGCTGCGCGTCGCCGTCGTAGGCACAATAATTCGCCAGCTTCCACAACTGGTGGGAAAGAGACTCTTGACCAGAATCTGTCCTTTCAGCCAGACTCAGCGCCAAAAACATCGACGCCCAACAAAGAACGCGTACCAAATGGCAAACGAACTAGAAGTGCCAATGGCAATGACAGTAACAATGAGAACAGAAACGAGGATGGAAACAACCAACGCGGTAAAGTTCGCCGCAAACGCAACGCTCGCCGCATGAAGCCAGCCGCCCATAAATCTAGCCAGGATGGGGCTGCCACGGAGCAGCCTTTACAggaaaaaaa gCGTAAATAA
- the Nep3 gene encoding neprilysin-3 isoform X1, whose protein sequence is MWLTDCRSMTRYKQTEFTEDDSSSIGGIQLNEATGHTGMQIRYHTARATWNWRSRNKTEKWLLITTFVMAIVILTLLIMLFSNSADNTNHVVHVQPHKKDCVDADKLPCLNEHCIFASSEILKSIDDSIDPCDDFYGYSCNQWIKNNPIPEGKSTWGTFGKLEQMNQLIIRNVLEKPAKTFKSDAERKAKVYYESCLDVDEHMEKLGAQPMNDLLKQIGGWNVTQSGFNVTKWKLGNTLKILHNKYNFNCLFGWAIGEDDKNSTRHVIQIDQGGLTLPTADYYNNKTDIHRKVLSEYIEYMTKVCVLLGANETTARIQMEAVINFEKKIANITIPMEDRRNEEALYHPMKLKDLIKLAPFLNWTDHFDNAMQMVNRRVTDEEIVVVYAPEFLKNLSNIIMSMQQTDAGKITLNNYLIWQAVRTLTSCLSKPFRDAYKGVRKALMGSDGGEEVWRYCVSDTNNVIGFAVGAIFVRQAFHGVSKPAAEQMISEIREAFKLNLQNLSWVDKQTRERAIEKANEISDMIGFPDYILDPVELDKKYVELNITANAYFENNIQVAIYNLKSNLKRLDQPVNKTNWGMTPQTVNAYYTPTKNQIVFPAGILQTPFFDINNPKSLNFGAMGVVMGHELTHAFDDQGREYDKFGNINHWWDAKSIDRFNKKAECISNQYGGYKLNGRNLNGKQTLGENIADNGGLKAAYHAYLRTKLDKDADILKLPGLNLTHPQLFFVSFAQVWCSSTTDETNLLQMEKDPHSPSQFRVIGTLSNMKEFADVFHCKPDTRMNPTNKCEVW, encoded by the exons ATGTGGCTCACCGATTGCCGCTCG ATGACACGCTACAAACAGACCGAATTCACGGAAGATGATTCAAGTTCAATTGGTGGCATACAGCTGAACGAGGCGACGGGACATACGGGCATGCAGATACGCTATCACACGGCTCGG GCTACATGGAACTGGCGTTCACGGAATAAAACCGAAAAATGGCTGCTCATTACCACATTTGTCATGGCTATCGTCATCTTAACGCTACTCATTATGCTATTTTCCAACAGCGCCGATAACACCAATCATGTGGTACACGTTCAACCGCATAAGAAGG ATTGTGTGGATGCCGATAAGCTGCCCTGCTTAAACGAGCACTGCATTTTTGCATCAAGTGAGATTCTGAAGTCCATCGATGACAGTATCGATCCTTGCGATGATTTCTACGGTTATTCATG CAATCAATGGATCAAAAACAATCCCATACCGGAGGGAAAATCCACATGGGGTACATTTGGAAAATTGGAGCAGATGAATCAGCTAATTATACGCAACGTTCTGGAGAAGCCAGCCAAAACCTTTAAGTCGGATGCGGAACGCAAGGCGAAAGTGTACTATGAGTCGTGCCTGGATGTGGATGAGCACATGGAGAAACTGGGCGCCCAGCCAATGAACGATTTGCTTAAGCAGATTGGAGGCTGGAATGTGACGCAGAGCGGTTTTAATGTGACCAAATGGAAACTGGGCAACACGCTCAAAATACTACACAACAA ATACAATTTCAACTGTTTGTTCGGCTGGGCCATTGGCGAGGACGACAAGAACTCCACGCGCCATGTCATACAGATCGACCAGGGCGGCCTGACGCTACCCACCGCTGACTACTATAACAACAAGACGGACATTCACCGCAAGGTGCTCAGCGAGTATATCGAGTATATGACCAAGGTATGCGTGCTGCTCGGCGCCAATGAGACCACTGCTCGCATCCAAATGGAGGCGGTCATTAACTTTGAGAAGAAGATAGCCAACATTACCATACCGATGGAGGATCGACGCAATGAGGAGGCCTTGTACCATCCGATGAAGCTCAAAGATCTGATTAAGCTGGCACCGTTCCTCAATTGGACCGATCACTTTGACAATGCCATGCAAATGGTCAACAGGCGTGTTACTGATGAAGAGATCGTTGTCGTCTATGCGCCCGAATTTCTTAAGAATCTGTCCAACATCATTATGAGCATGCAGCAAACAGATGCTGGCAAAAT AACGCTGAACAACTATCTGATTTGGCAGGCAGTGCGCACGCTGACCAGCTGCTTGTCCAAACCCTTCCGGGATGCCTACAAGGGCGTGCGTAAGGCGCTGATGGGCTCCGATGGCGGAGAGGAAGTGTGGCGGTACTGTGTCTCCGATACGAACAATGTGATTGGGTTTGCAGTGGGCGCCATATTTGTACGCCAGGCATTCCATGGCGTCTCCAAGCCAGCGGCGGAGCAAATGATCAGCGAGATACGCGAGGCCTTTAAACTGAATTTACAGAATCTCAGCTGGGTAGATAAGCAGACGCGTGAGCGCGCCATAGAGAAGGCCAACGAGATCTCAGATATGATTGGCTTCCCGGACTATATACTTGATCCCGTGGAGCTGGACAAGAAATATGTTGAGCTAAATATTACAGCAAACGCATACTTCGAGAACAACATTCAGGTGGCCATCTACAATCTGAAGAGCAATCTGAAGCGTCTCGATCAGCCGGTGAACAAGACCAATTGGGGCATGACGCCTCAAACGGTGAATGCCTACTACACGCCCACCAAAAACCAGATAGTCTTCCCCGCTGGCATTCTACAGACGCCATTCTTCGACATCAACAATCCCAAGAGCCTGAACTTTGGCGCCATGGGCGTGGTCATGGGCCACGAGCTGACGCATGCTTTCGATGATCAGGGGCGTGAATACGACAAGTTTGGCAATATTAATCACTGGTGGGATGCCAAGAGCATCGATCGCTTTAACAAGAAGGCCGAGTGTATATCCAACCAGTACGGTGGCTATAAGCTCAATGGACGCAATTTGAATGGCAAGCAGACTCTGG GCGAGAATATAGCTGACAATGGCGGCTTAAAGGCGGCCTATCATGCGTATCTGCGCACCAAGCTTGACAAGGATGCGGATATTCTTAAGCTGCCAGGTCTAAATTTGACGCATCCGCAGCTCTTCTTCGTTTCTTTTGCACAG GTCTGGTGCTCCAGCACCACAGACGAGACAAATTTGCTGCAAATGGAGAAGGATCCGCATTCACCATCGCAGTTCCGTGTCATCGGCACGCTGTCCAATATGAAAGAGTTTGCCGATGTATTCCATTGCAAGCCCGACACACGCATGAATCCGACCAATAAATGCGAAGTCTggtaa
- the Nep3 gene encoding neprilysin-3 isoform X2, which produces MSAKMTRYKQTEFTEDDSSSIGGIQLNEATGHTGMQIRYHTARATWNWRSRNKTEKWLLITTFVMAIVILTLLIMLFSNSADNTNHVVHVQPHKKDCVDADKLPCLNEHCIFASSEILKSIDDSIDPCDDFYGYSCNQWIKNNPIPEGKSTWGTFGKLEQMNQLIIRNVLEKPAKTFKSDAERKAKVYYESCLDVDEHMEKLGAQPMNDLLKQIGGWNVTQSGFNVTKWKLGNTLKILHNKYNFNCLFGWAIGEDDKNSTRHVIQIDQGGLTLPTADYYNNKTDIHRKVLSEYIEYMTKVCVLLGANETTARIQMEAVINFEKKIANITIPMEDRRNEEALYHPMKLKDLIKLAPFLNWTDHFDNAMQMVNRRVTDEEIVVVYAPEFLKNLSNIIMSMQQTDAGKITLNNYLIWQAVRTLTSCLSKPFRDAYKGVRKALMGSDGGEEVWRYCVSDTNNVIGFAVGAIFVRQAFHGVSKPAAEQMISEIREAFKLNLQNLSWVDKQTRERAIEKANEISDMIGFPDYILDPVELDKKYVELNITANAYFENNIQVAIYNLKSNLKRLDQPVNKTNWGMTPQTVNAYYTPTKNQIVFPAGILQTPFFDINNPKSLNFGAMGVVMGHELTHAFDDQGREYDKFGNINHWWDAKSIDRFNKKAECISNQYGGYKLNGRNLNGKQTLGENIADNGGLKAAYHAYLRTKLDKDADILKLPGLNLTHPQLFFVSFAQVWCSSTTDETNLLQMEKDPHSPSQFRVIGTLSNMKEFADVFHCKPDTRMNPTNKCEVW; this is translated from the exons ATGAGCGCAAAG ATGACACGCTACAAACAGACCGAATTCACGGAAGATGATTCAAGTTCAATTGGTGGCATACAGCTGAACGAGGCGACGGGACATACGGGCATGCAGATACGCTATCACACGGCTCGG GCTACATGGAACTGGCGTTCACGGAATAAAACCGAAAAATGGCTGCTCATTACCACATTTGTCATGGCTATCGTCATCTTAACGCTACTCATTATGCTATTTTCCAACAGCGCCGATAACACCAATCATGTGGTACACGTTCAACCGCATAAGAAGG ATTGTGTGGATGCCGATAAGCTGCCCTGCTTAAACGAGCACTGCATTTTTGCATCAAGTGAGATTCTGAAGTCCATCGATGACAGTATCGATCCTTGCGATGATTTCTACGGTTATTCATG CAATCAATGGATCAAAAACAATCCCATACCGGAGGGAAAATCCACATGGGGTACATTTGGAAAATTGGAGCAGATGAATCAGCTAATTATACGCAACGTTCTGGAGAAGCCAGCCAAAACCTTTAAGTCGGATGCGGAACGCAAGGCGAAAGTGTACTATGAGTCGTGCCTGGATGTGGATGAGCACATGGAGAAACTGGGCGCCCAGCCAATGAACGATTTGCTTAAGCAGATTGGAGGCTGGAATGTGACGCAGAGCGGTTTTAATGTGACCAAATGGAAACTGGGCAACACGCTCAAAATACTACACAACAA ATACAATTTCAACTGTTTGTTCGGCTGGGCCATTGGCGAGGACGACAAGAACTCCACGCGCCATGTCATACAGATCGACCAGGGCGGCCTGACGCTACCCACCGCTGACTACTATAACAACAAGACGGACATTCACCGCAAGGTGCTCAGCGAGTATATCGAGTATATGACCAAGGTATGCGTGCTGCTCGGCGCCAATGAGACCACTGCTCGCATCCAAATGGAGGCGGTCATTAACTTTGAGAAGAAGATAGCCAACATTACCATACCGATGGAGGATCGACGCAATGAGGAGGCCTTGTACCATCCGATGAAGCTCAAAGATCTGATTAAGCTGGCACCGTTCCTCAATTGGACCGATCACTTTGACAATGCCATGCAAATGGTCAACAGGCGTGTTACTGATGAAGAGATCGTTGTCGTCTATGCGCCCGAATTTCTTAAGAATCTGTCCAACATCATTATGAGCATGCAGCAAACAGATGCTGGCAAAAT AACGCTGAACAACTATCTGATTTGGCAGGCAGTGCGCACGCTGACCAGCTGCTTGTCCAAACCCTTCCGGGATGCCTACAAGGGCGTGCGTAAGGCGCTGATGGGCTCCGATGGCGGAGAGGAAGTGTGGCGGTACTGTGTCTCCGATACGAACAATGTGATTGGGTTTGCAGTGGGCGCCATATTTGTACGCCAGGCATTCCATGGCGTCTCCAAGCCAGCGGCGGAGCAAATGATCAGCGAGATACGCGAGGCCTTTAAACTGAATTTACAGAATCTCAGCTGGGTAGATAAGCAGACGCGTGAGCGCGCCATAGAGAAGGCCAACGAGATCTCAGATATGATTGGCTTCCCGGACTATATACTTGATCCCGTGGAGCTGGACAAGAAATATGTTGAGCTAAATATTACAGCAAACGCATACTTCGAGAACAACATTCAGGTGGCCATCTACAATCTGAAGAGCAATCTGAAGCGTCTCGATCAGCCGGTGAACAAGACCAATTGGGGCATGACGCCTCAAACGGTGAATGCCTACTACACGCCCACCAAAAACCAGATAGTCTTCCCCGCTGGCATTCTACAGACGCCATTCTTCGACATCAACAATCCCAAGAGCCTGAACTTTGGCGCCATGGGCGTGGTCATGGGCCACGAGCTGACGCATGCTTTCGATGATCAGGGGCGTGAATACGACAAGTTTGGCAATATTAATCACTGGTGGGATGCCAAGAGCATCGATCGCTTTAACAAGAAGGCCGAGTGTATATCCAACCAGTACGGTGGCTATAAGCTCAATGGACGCAATTTGAATGGCAAGCAGACTCTGG GCGAGAATATAGCTGACAATGGCGGCTTAAAGGCGGCCTATCATGCGTATCTGCGCACCAAGCTTGACAAGGATGCGGATATTCTTAAGCTGCCAGGTCTAAATTTGACGCATCCGCAGCTCTTCTTCGTTTCTTTTGCACAG GTCTGGTGCTCCAGCACCACAGACGAGACAAATTTGCTGCAAATGGAGAAGGATCCGCATTCACCATCGCAGTTCCGTGTCATCGGCACGCTGTCCAATATGAAAGAGTTTGCCGATGTATTCCATTGCAAGCCCGACACACGCATGAATCCGACCAATAAATGCGAAGTCTggtaa